Proteins encoded in a region of the Miscanthus floridulus cultivar M001 unplaced genomic scaffold, ASM1932011v1 fs_118_3_4, whole genome shotgun sequence genome:
- the LOC136530405 gene encoding CMP-sialic acid transporter 2-like isoform X2 translates to MEYRRVKDQIYDDSSQKDVESLSGRTLSSANTAASGLSSAGGAKGKSSWKLKSVVTLALTLLTSSQAILIVWSKRAGKYEYSVTTANFSVEALKCLLSLAALFRTWNRHGVTDDNRLTTSFDEVGVYPIPAVLYMVKNLLQYYIFAYVDAPAYQILKNLNIISTGVLYRIILKKKLSEIQWAAFVLLCAGCTTAQLNPSSDHVLQTPIQGWMMAIVMALLSGFAGVYTEAIIKKRPSRNINVQNFWLYIFGVIFNLVAICVQDYDAVMNKGFFHGYSFITVLMILNHALSGIAVSMVMKYADNIVKVYSTSVAMLLTAVVSVFLFSFHLSLAFFLGSTVVSVSVYLHSVGKLQPQK, encoded by the exons ATGGAGTACAGGAGGGTGAAGGATCAG ATTTATGATGATTCATCTCAGAAGGATGTGGAAAGCCTGAGCGGGAGGACACTATCTAGCGCCAACA CTGCAGCTAGTGGTCTCAGCTCTGCAGGAGGCGCAAAAGGCAAGTCTAGTTGGAAACTAAA GTCTGTTGTTACTCTTGCATTGACATTACTAACAAGTTCTCAGGCAATATTAATTGTGTGGTCAAAAAGAGCTGGAAAATATGAATATAGTGTCACAACAGCTAATTTTTCG GTGGAGGCTTTAAAATGCCTTCTTTCACTAGCTGCTCTTTTTAGGACGTGGAACCGCCATGGTGTCACTGATGATAATAG GTTAACCACATCTTTTGACGAAGTTGGTGTATATCCAATTCCTGCTGTTCTTTACATGGTAAAGAACCTATTGCAG TACTATATCTTTGCCTATGTGGACGCACCAGCTTATCAGATCTTGAAGAACCTAAATATCATCAGCACAGGTGTTTTGTACCGTATCATTTTGAAGAAAAA GTTAAGTGAAATTCAGTGGGCAGCATTTGTTCTTCTATGTGCTGGTTGCACAACAGCTCAACTTAATCCTTC GTCTGACCATGTGCTTCAAACACCTATTCAAGGTTGGATGATGGCAATT GTGATGGCTCTTTTGAGTGGTTTTGCTGGGGTATATACAGAA GCTATCATTAAAAAACGGCCATCAAGAAACATCAACGTGCAGAACTTTTGGCTATACATTTTTGGGGTGATCTTCAATCTAGTTGCAATTTGTGTTCAGGATTATGATGCAGTCATGAATAA AGGCTTTTTCCATGGGTATTCATTCATCACAGTTTTGATGATTCTGAACCATGCACTGAG TGGAATTGCTGtttcaatggtgatgaaatatGCTGATAACATAGTCAAG GTTTATTCAACTTCAGTCGCAATGCTTCTGACAGCAGTTGTATCTGTCTTCTTGTTTAGCTTCCATTTATCCCTCGCATTCTTCCTTGGATCCAC GGTTGTGTCTGTCTCAGTGTACCTGCACTCAGTTGGAAAACTTCAACCACAGAAATAA
- the LOC136530405 gene encoding CMP-sialic acid transporter 2-like isoform X3 — protein MEYRRVKDQEIYDDSSQKDVESLSGRTLSSANTSGLSSAGGAKGKSSWKLKSVVTLALTLLTSSQAILIVWSKRAGKYEYSVTTANFSVEALKCLLSLAALFRTWNRHGVTDDNRLTTSFDEVGVYPIPAVLYMVKNLLQYYIFAYVDAPAYQILKNLNIISTGVLYRIILKKKLSEIQWAAFVLLCAGCTTAQLNPSSDHVLQTPIQGWMMAIVMALLSGFAGVYTEAIIKKRPSRNINVQNFWLYIFGVIFNLVAICVQDYDAVMNKGFFHGYSFITVLMILNHALSGIAVSMVMKYADNIVKVYSTSVAMLLTAVVSVFLFSFHLSLAFFLGSTVVSVSVYLHSVGKLQPQK, from the exons ATGGAGTACAGGAGGGTGAAGGATCAG GAGATTTATGATGATTCATCTCAGAAGGATGTGGAAAGCCTGAGCGGGAGGACACTATCTAGCGCCAACA CTAGTGGTCTCAGCTCTGCAGGAGGCGCAAAAGGCAAGTCTAGTTGGAAACTAAA GTCTGTTGTTACTCTTGCATTGACATTACTAACAAGTTCTCAGGCAATATTAATTGTGTGGTCAAAAAGAGCTGGAAAATATGAATATAGTGTCACAACAGCTAATTTTTCG GTGGAGGCTTTAAAATGCCTTCTTTCACTAGCTGCTCTTTTTAGGACGTGGAACCGCCATGGTGTCACTGATGATAATAG GTTAACCACATCTTTTGACGAAGTTGGTGTATATCCAATTCCTGCTGTTCTTTACATGGTAAAGAACCTATTGCAG TACTATATCTTTGCCTATGTGGACGCACCAGCTTATCAGATCTTGAAGAACCTAAATATCATCAGCACAGGTGTTTTGTACCGTATCATTTTGAAGAAAAA GTTAAGTGAAATTCAGTGGGCAGCATTTGTTCTTCTATGTGCTGGTTGCACAACAGCTCAACTTAATCCTTC GTCTGACCATGTGCTTCAAACACCTATTCAAGGTTGGATGATGGCAATT GTGATGGCTCTTTTGAGTGGTTTTGCTGGGGTATATACAGAA GCTATCATTAAAAAACGGCCATCAAGAAACATCAACGTGCAGAACTTTTGGCTATACATTTTTGGGGTGATCTTCAATCTAGTTGCAATTTGTGTTCAGGATTATGATGCAGTCATGAATAA AGGCTTTTTCCATGGGTATTCATTCATCACAGTTTTGATGATTCTGAACCATGCACTGAG TGGAATTGCTGtttcaatggtgatgaaatatGCTGATAACATAGTCAAG GTTTATTCAACTTCAGTCGCAATGCTTCTGACAGCAGTTGTATCTGTCTTCTTGTTTAGCTTCCATTTATCCCTCGCATTCTTCCTTGGATCCAC GGTTGTGTCTGTCTCAGTGTACCTGCACTCAGTTGGAAAACTTCAACCACAGAAATAA
- the LOC136530405 gene encoding CMP-sialic acid transporter 2-like isoform X1, whose translation MEYRRVKDQEIYDDSSQKDVESLSGRTLSSANTAASGLSSAGGAKGKSSWKLKSVVTLALTLLTSSQAILIVWSKRAGKYEYSVTTANFSVEALKCLLSLAALFRTWNRHGVTDDNRLTTSFDEVGVYPIPAVLYMVKNLLQYYIFAYVDAPAYQILKNLNIISTGVLYRIILKKKLSEIQWAAFVLLCAGCTTAQLNPSSDHVLQTPIQGWMMAIVMALLSGFAGVYTEAIIKKRPSRNINVQNFWLYIFGVIFNLVAICVQDYDAVMNKGFFHGYSFITVLMILNHALSGIAVSMVMKYADNIVKVYSTSVAMLLTAVVSVFLFSFHLSLAFFLGSTVVSVSVYLHSVGKLQPQK comes from the exons ATGGAGTACAGGAGGGTGAAGGATCAG GAGATTTATGATGATTCATCTCAGAAGGATGTGGAAAGCCTGAGCGGGAGGACACTATCTAGCGCCAACA CTGCAGCTAGTGGTCTCAGCTCTGCAGGAGGCGCAAAAGGCAAGTCTAGTTGGAAACTAAA GTCTGTTGTTACTCTTGCATTGACATTACTAACAAGTTCTCAGGCAATATTAATTGTGTGGTCAAAAAGAGCTGGAAAATATGAATATAGTGTCACAACAGCTAATTTTTCG GTGGAGGCTTTAAAATGCCTTCTTTCACTAGCTGCTCTTTTTAGGACGTGGAACCGCCATGGTGTCACTGATGATAATAG GTTAACCACATCTTTTGACGAAGTTGGTGTATATCCAATTCCTGCTGTTCTTTACATGGTAAAGAACCTATTGCAG TACTATATCTTTGCCTATGTGGACGCACCAGCTTATCAGATCTTGAAGAACCTAAATATCATCAGCACAGGTGTTTTGTACCGTATCATTTTGAAGAAAAA GTTAAGTGAAATTCAGTGGGCAGCATTTGTTCTTCTATGTGCTGGTTGCACAACAGCTCAACTTAATCCTTC GTCTGACCATGTGCTTCAAACACCTATTCAAGGTTGGATGATGGCAATT GTGATGGCTCTTTTGAGTGGTTTTGCTGGGGTATATACAGAA GCTATCATTAAAAAACGGCCATCAAGAAACATCAACGTGCAGAACTTTTGGCTATACATTTTTGGGGTGATCTTCAATCTAGTTGCAATTTGTGTTCAGGATTATGATGCAGTCATGAATAA AGGCTTTTTCCATGGGTATTCATTCATCACAGTTTTGATGATTCTGAACCATGCACTGAG TGGAATTGCTGtttcaatggtgatgaaatatGCTGATAACATAGTCAAG GTTTATTCAACTTCAGTCGCAATGCTTCTGACAGCAGTTGTATCTGTCTTCTTGTTTAGCTTCCATTTATCCCTCGCATTCTTCCTTGGATCCAC GGTTGTGTCTGTCTCAGTGTACCTGCACTCAGTTGGAAAACTTCAACCACAGAAATAA